One window of Phycodurus eques isolate BA_2022a chromosome 8, UOR_Pequ_1.1, whole genome shotgun sequence genomic DNA carries:
- the LOC133406585 gene encoding hydroxylysine kinase-like, translating to MLSSKRGIPILRKFFEIGKEQVEKVWFQGAAQFNDRKDMAANHAKPNLSQSQAAEIVKKHYKLTPLQLRCLPSYDDQNFFIATVEGGEYLLKILNSVYTKDPILIELQTYAMNFLHENGLPTQTTLKTTMGQNMILEDIDCGSGLQKHLVRLLTYLPGIPISDVSFSSQLLYEVGQTAARMDNTLKEMEHPQLCVLQREGFIWSLSNIPLLEKYMKVLDGDPLLEVVKSVLQHYKTAVVPKYSSFRACLIHGDFNDLNVLVQANESYDYKISGIIDFGDMNFGCYVYELAITITYMMLEHPNPIDVGGPILAGWESVFPLNASERDCLFWLVLSRLCQSLVIARFSVTLQPENEEYLMLTSKKGIPILRKLFEIGKEQVEKVWFQGAAQFNDRK from the exons ATGCTTTCGTCCAAGAGAGGCATTCCAATTTTACGCAAGTTTTTTGAGATAGGAAAGGAGCAAGTGGAGAAAGTGTGGTTCCAAGGTGCTGCTCAGTTCAATGACAGAAA GGACATGGCAGCGAACCACGCCAAGCCCAACCTCAGCCAATCTCAGGCAGCAGAGATTGTGAAGAAACACTACAAGCTGACTCCCCTTCAACTCCGTTGTCTCCCCAGCTATGATGACCAGAACTTTTTCATTGCGACTGTCGAAGGTGGCGAGTATTTGCTGAAGATTCTGAACTCGGTGTACACAAAGGACCCCATCCTGATAGAACTGCAGACTTACGCAATGAACTTTCTGCATGAAAATGGACTACCTACTCAAACAACCCTGAAAACAACAATGGGACAGAACATGATCCTGGAAGACATCG ATTGTGGCTCTGGTTTACAGAAGCACCTGGTGCGCCTGTTGACCTATTTGCCAGGAATCCCCATTTCTGATGTGTCTTTCTCATCACAGCTACTTTATGAAGTTGGCCAGACAGCAGCCAGAATGGACAACACCCTCAAAGAG aTGGAACATCCTCAACTGTGTGTGCTGCAGAGGGAGGGGTTCATATGGAGTTTGTCAAATATTCCCCTTCTGGAGAAATACATGAAAGTACTCGATGGGGATCCTCTCCTGGAGGTTGTGAAGTCTGTCCTCCAGCATTACAAGACTGCTGTGGTCCCCAAATACTCTAGTTTCCGCGCAT GTCTCATTCATGGGGACTTCAATGATCTCAATGTGCTGGTGCAAGCTAATGAAAGTTATGACTACAAGATTTCTGGTATCATTGATTTTGGTGATATGAACTTCGGTTGCTACGTCTATGAGCTCGCCATCACCATCACGTACATGATGCTGGAGCACCCCAACCCCATTGATGTGGGCGGACCTATCCTAGCAGGCTGGGAAAGTGTCTTTCCTCTCAACGCGTCAGAGAGAGACTGCCTCTTTTGGTTGGTCCTGTCACGCCTCTGCCAGTCATTAGTCATTGCTCGTTTTTCGGTGACTTTGCAACCCGAAAATGAAGAATATCTGATGCTTACGTCCAAGAAAGGCATTCCAATTTTACGCAAGCTCTTTGAGATAGGAAAGGAGCAAGTGGAGAAAGTGTGGTTCCAAGGTGCTGCTCAGTTCAATGACAGAAAGTGA